A stretch of DNA from Arachis hypogaea cultivar Tifrunner chromosome 19, arahy.Tifrunner.gnm2.J5K5, whole genome shotgun sequence:
AGATGCAAGACGACAAAaaagatttgggataaactctaAATCACACACAAGGATATCAGACAAgtcaaaaaaaataaggattgatatgctgcaaaaagagtatgaaatatttttcatgaaggatggagaaaccattgatgagatgtttgagagattctcaatcatcatAAACAACTTGGATGCTATGGGTATGACCCATACTTAACAAACTCTTGTGAGAAATGTACTTAgaaatattacaaaataatgagAAACAAAAGCTATTGTAGTGGTCAAGATCAACAACCTGAGTTCTTTGTCCTATGATGACTTGAGAGAGAAATTTCTACCATATGAAATCACACACACCAGCCAAGATACAAAGAGAAAAGGAGTGgccttaaaatcaaaagttaagtTATTGGAGGATGATTTTAATGATAGTTTTTCAGATGAGGAAATTATCTTTTTTACTAAGAGATTAAGAAGGTTAATGAGGAGCAAAAGCAAGAACAAAGGCTCGAGTTCAAAAGAGCAAAAGGAAAATCTGAGCAAAGTCATTTGTCATCACTGCAAGGAGGCAAGACACTTCAAGTTCAACTACCCTAAGCTCAAGAGAGAGGACAAgacaaagaaataaaagaagaaagtGCTTATGACTTCATagaaggatctagagaatgattctgaagaggatgaagaatcAGAATATGAGCTTAAGTCTGTCTTATGGCGGGACATAATCAATTAGATGAGGTAAACTACTTTGACTTGTCTATTGAGGATTTACATGTTATTATTGATGACCTCACAAATTATTCTGAGAAATTGCtgaataaatacaataaatacaaatctgaaaatgaagttttgaaagctgaaaataattttttgaaagaaaaggtGAAGAAAACTGAATGTGTTATTGATCTCGTTGAAGAAAacatattcttaaaatttgaaattaaaaaatttaaaggaaagcacTTGGTTGATGCCTCAACAAGAACTCATCACTGAAAATAAAAGATTGAATAAAATGATTGAAAATTTGAATAATAATCTAACAAAATTTACGCATAGTTTCAATAACTTGGATAGATTGCTTGTTAATCAAAGACTGTTATTCgaaaaatttggttttggttatttCACTAACAATGATGTTGCTTTTGAAAAAATACCTTTTGACAAaaattcatcatcatcaagaaccaAATCTGTGTCAAAGAATTCTGGTTTGGGCTATGTTGCTAAAGATGgtatagttgctagaaattaaTTCTTTAAAAGGACTGCaccttcataaaaaaaaatagaatattcaaaatcTTTAATCATTTTCAGTATCATGCACACAGAAATCATTGTTCTACTTACAATAAATATGGTCATTCTTCCTCTCAATACATTATTGTCAAAAGAATAGTagaaaacaaaacatacaaagttgtttgtgatttcaatgctcTTGTgagcaaccaagatggattaacttcaaaggatccaaattggTTTGGATACTTAAGTTTACTTGAAAATGTGTGCTGATATGGCTAGCATCCAAGAGGAAGAAAGACATGTGGTACTTAGATATCAGATGCTCTAGGCACATGACGGAAAAGTCAACATTCTTTGTTAAACTCAACTAGTATGATGGAGAATTTGTAACTTTCGGTGATCACAGTAAAAAAAAATTGCTATTGGAAGAATTGGTAACAATCTATCTACTTTCATTGAAAATATTTTCTTGGTTGAAGAGTTGAAATACAATATTTTGAGTATTAGTCAATTATGTAATCTTGgttatttagttattttcaaaaaattagaatgaattgttgtgaaTAAAAAATCTGATGAAGTGTTATTTGTGGTAAAACATTATGATAATGTATATAGCCTTATTTTAGATGAACTTAAGATTCTAAGAGTCAATTATTTTAAAGATCAAAGATCATTGAAATCATGAATTGATAGGCAACAGtagaattattagtttattacataCCTGCATATATAGGCACTGACTTCTATTTCTGCTAAAActattcattcttttcattgtttagctagaaaataaactacaaaattatactagtaaaaaattataatagtattttctcgatttttagcaaattgatggcggttcgatatctagtggtcTGGGAGCAAAACCTACTCCTCTGTGCGAGTACCAGTTTTCTAGAAGTGCATCAAAGCATCTTCGATTAGACAAGTtttgacaataaaaataaaataaatttgtagaATGTTAAAtgaaatttagaaatcaaagttTTCAATAAGTAAAGACATGGTAAATGGAAAGAGTTGTaccaaaatcaaaagaaaacagtaaaagcaccttaaattaaatcaaagaaattcaaagtAAGTGATGGAATGCTGAAAGATAAATTTAACAGAGAAAGTAAAGAATGTGAATAATACTTAGTGAATAAAAATATGAAGTTTACAaacagaattaaaattaaaatgaagaagaaggtggaaggaaccctacagaaaaatgAAACTCGATCGTAAACTCAAGGATACGCTGGGATGTGAGAGTGCTAGAGTGTTTTTCTGAGTAAAAGTTTCAATCCTTATTCCCTAACCCTTCACAGTATTTATAGACTATCTTACATAATGGTTAATTTgattacaattaattacaattaaacaTAGCATTTCAAATTCTGAAGCGCAGTCTCTCTTGGTAATCGTTCCCGCCGCATGATTGTAGCTAGCATTTTAAATTCTGAAGTACAGTCTCTCTTGGTAACCGTTCCCGCCGCATGATTGTAGCTATTCTCCATGAACTCCTCATGCAATTAAAGTCATTAACTTCCCATTTTCACTACTAATCGATCAGTTCTTTCGAAGGTCCTATTTAACCCTTCGAATCAAATCTTCTCTTCGATTTAGCTCATTCGATTGACAACACAATCAAAATCCACATCAGCACCGATTACCTCCAACTTTAAGCTCGCGCACACGCGTCTTCTTGAAACACCACACTTAACTTATTTCGATTTGACCCACTCTTGTCGAAAATACTTTCTCGATCAACAAATTGCCCCCTTGGATTAATGTGGTTGGCTTCGATACTATTATCGAATCAATAAAACACTGAATCCAAAAAGACGTCAGTTTCCAAACCAATAATAATTATCATTTAAACTCCTTATTATTATTGATCCACTCGACACGTCTTCCGAGACTGACGCTTTCTCCTTCTACCACTTCACCTTCTACACGAAGTTACCTCTATCTGTGTCTCTTCCACAGTAACGGCTACATTGACACTTTAAATTCATCATTCTTGCCTTCATTCAAACTTTCTGAACCCCATCATTCTCTGATTTTTCTTTGTACCCTAAGATTTCTTCACAAAATCTTCAGTCTTTATTCTTGCTGAAAATGGATGGTTCTTCTTCTCAAACTACCACCCAAGATAAGGGGAAAGGTCACGAAATAACACCGCCATCCCCACCAGCTCTTCGCATTCTCAACCAAGTCAATGACGAAGTCATTGATGATCCTCATTTATCATCCAAAGACACTAGAGTCTTAATCCCTTTCACCATTGGAGTCGAGACACACTGTTTCCTTGGTCCAATTGAATCTCAGGAAAGAGCGAACAAAAAACTCTCTTTCTTCCCAAGTGCCAAAGGGAAAGATTTATTGATAAACCAATCCTTCAATATTTCTCATTTCATTAACCAAAAAACTTTCAGGAATAATCCGAAGATTAGCCCTAGGGGCTGCGATTTCACAGCCTGGTATCGACGTCTTGAGCCCACTAAAAATGTTGATTGGAGATCTTCAGGAATTCATGAACTACTAAGGCTCTCCCACTTCTCACTTATCACACACCCTTGGATGATTGGGGCTGCGACCTGTTTCTGGAATAGGACAACTAACAACTTCCACTTTCCATGTGGAATGATTTGAATGTCCCTTCTGGACGTGGCCGCTATTACAGGGCTTCCGATCAATTCCCCAGACTGTACTCCTGACATGCAGTCAAAACATCAATACAATGTGGTCCTGACCACCTCTTACAGTGACTTCATTTCCCACAACATGGGAGCAGAAGGTACAAAAATCACTGATAATGAACATATTGCCTTCTTATTTTATTGGTTGAATGCTATCTTATTCTGCTCTCGAAGCATCCAAATGTCGAAAATTTACCTTCCTTTAGCCATTCTTCTTCACGAAGCAAAATCCCTCAATTTAGCCAAGCTTCTTCTAGGACACATTTTTGAAGAGCTTGGTCAGTTTGTTTGTGACCTCTGAGACAACAAAATCATCAGTGCAGGAGGCCCTCTATGGCTTCTCCAACTATGGCTTAAcgccattttcgaaaattttatgacAAAACCTGAAGGTGGTAACACTGACAAACAATACATCGATGGTTTTCAATTGTCTGAATACAAACCAAATTTTCTAGACACTGAATCAGATGAAGATAGATTTTGGGCTGTTTTCTCCCTTCTCCATTCTTGCAAAGATTTTAACAATAACCAACTCAATTTTACTCCCTTCTTGCGTCACAATCGTGGTCCTGCTTGGTTAGACCGTTTAATCTTCTCTGACACCAATGAAGCAAATGATCTTGCAAATCGAAGTTAGGCAAACATGCTGGCTCTACAAGTAATACCAATAGGGTTACCTttacacaaaaagaaaaaattcaaaatcacccTGTATGCTCCAAACATGACAGCCAGACAGTTTAGATTTTCTCAAGCCATCCCAACACCACAACCTCGAAATGATGAGCCTTTCTGCCACTTTGCTTTAACCACTCAAGAAGATTTCGATTCTTGCCTCTCAAAGAATCAACAACGTAGGGACCGCTTCAATTTCGTAGTGTATGATCTCAGCTTCTATATCACTAAATCCTGTTTTGAGTAGTGGGATGCTTATTACTCCAAGTACACTCGTTCCTTGGAAGAAATCCAAAAAACTGCAATTCAAACTTTTCCTGTTGCTGAGGGTTTTCTAAAAAGAACTCAAAAAAGAAAAGCCGAGGCTGCTCGATTACCACcatctaaaagtagaagaactCCTACCAGAACTTCTCGAAAGGTAATTTTATAATTCCCTTCTTTAACTTAAAATACactttaacttatatttttaaccATACTTAATTTTGGATTTCTTATCAGTTGATTTTGCCATCATCAACTGAGAGTTCTAAAGAAAGTGAACCAGTCAACAAGGACACTCATACTATCTCCTCTCAATTGGAAGATGTAGCCGACTCTGACTCTAACTCCCAATTAAGACAAAGGTCCAGAATCTCCCAGGTAACACAATCATCACTACACACTTtacttaatttaaaataaagtttaaaccTAAAACTGATGTGTACCTTTTGTACTAGTCTGTCCATGTTAGCCACTCGACTACAACTACTGAAGCACTTGGCCAATCAATTTTGCCACAACAACATGGTCAAGAACAATCCACATCCCATGACTCCATCAGTTTACAGGACCCATTCAACCAATTCCGGCCACTTTTCCACCTGCTTTTCATTTAACACAGGTGATTGATTCCACAGCAAATCCCCTACAGCATTCTTCAGAAGAAACCCATAAACTTGAGTCATCCTCACTGAATCATCAAGCTGCCTTTATTGAAGAAAATCAAGCGGTTCCAGATTCTGATTCTGCGTCTAAAGCCGCTGACACCACCAATTCTGATTCCTCTCGTTCCAAGGTTTTCGAGACCCCTCCAGAGTTACAACCTGATCCTTCACTTCAAACCCCTCCAGGACCAAGACCAGGGACATCGAATATTCTTTCCACCCCAGGTAGTGCCACCTTGGATGATCTGATTTCTATTTTGAACAAAATTATCCAAGAAAAGAAGGTACCAGTCCCTGTTCCAGAAATCTCAAGATCTACCACACCAAGACCTCCAATCGAATTAGTAGAGCCTGACACTCGGGAACAACTTCGATTACTCATCAAACTTTTGGATCATCCACCTAGTTTATGGGTTAATGATCCAATCCTCAACAAACTCCTGGAGGACTGCTTGAATTCTTCTTTTGAATTTCCAAACAACACACCATATTCTGCTTCGATCCAGGAATTCAAACAACTTCTTAATGATAGTGTTGCATCTCAGTTTCAACTTCAGAAAACTGAAAATGAAGAGGCTACAACCAAATCCAAAATAGAAAGCTGTCTTGCAACTGCTCAACCAATCCAATCCTCTCGTGAAGAATTTGACGTGAGGATCTCTCATGCTATCTCCGTCCAGGCTTTTCATGACCAAGAAGAAGCAAGAATCGGAGCATAATTGGCTCAACTTCAACAACAGCTTGCCATCATATGCCAAGACAGAGCCACCTTAGCCAAACCTCTAGCTGCAGCACAACAAGAGCAACATCTCCTTATCCAGAAACTTGTCTCAATCGACACTGAGCGGGGAGAGTATGAAAAACAGCTCGAGAAGATTCAAACTGACAAGTTCAAGCAAATTGAAATGCTTATGATTCTGGAAAATAAAAGGACAAAACTGCGCTCTGATTTGGCTAAGCTATTGGCATCttgaaccctttttttttttacttttgtaatGACTATTTTCTTTTCTGAACTTATGCCTGCTGAATTTCTATATTTGCCAGTAATAGAAATATTTCAGATATTTTCCATTAATCGAATTAACTATTTTCCCTGACTCGATATCTTTAATCTGATAGGCATTTCCAGAAAAGACTCTTATCACTTGAAAGGGACCTTCCCAGTTGTGAGACTATTTACCAAgaaattttgatttctttttcatTGGTAAAATAACTTTCAAAACTAATTCACCTATTTTGAAAGATTTCTCCTTAATTCGATGATTATAACTTCGAGCAATACTTTCTTTTTGTCGAATTACATTATCAAGTGCTAGAATTCACTCTCAATCTAACTCATTCAATTCATCAAACATGGCATTCCAATAGTCATCGACTGGCAACTCATTCTGTTTCGATACTCTTAgagtattcaaattaatttctaatggCAATACTGCATCATGGCCATATACTAATTTATAAGGTGAAGTTCCTGTCGAACCTCTTGGTGAGTTTCGATAAGCCCATAATACTTGACTTAAAGTCTCATGCCAAGTTCGAGACTTATTTCCGATATACTTTTTAATCAAACCAATCAGTATCTTGTTTGCTGCCTCCACTTGCCCATTAGCTTGTGCATAATAAGGAGTTGAAGTAACCATACTAATATTTCTCGAAGCCGCAAAATTTTTACTAATGTTTCTCGAAGCCGAAAAATTTTTAATTCGCTGGCCAGTGAACATAGTTCCTTGGTCGGTACTTAACGTCTGAGGAATTCCAAATCGATGAATAATATTTTCTTCGACAAAATCAATTATCTTTGTCTGACCAACTTCTACCAAAGGAactgcttccacccattttgtaaaataatcaatagccactaaaataaatttatactgCTTCGATGAAGGGGGATGAATCTATCCAATTAGATCTAAATcccaacctctaaatggccatGGCTTGATTATCGAATGCAGTTCAGCTGCTGGAATCTGTTGTATCGAACCATGTTTCTGACATTCTTGACATGCCTTTGCATAATCGATACAATCTTTTATCATAGAAGGCCAGAATACATGATTGTGATATAACACCCATCTCATTTTCTTTCCTGCTTGATGAGCACCACATATTCCATTATGAACTTCACCCAAAGCAATGTTTTGATCTTCCCGACTCAAACATCTCAACAAACTCCCATCGATACCCTTTTTATATAATTCATCGGCTAATAAAACGAAGTTCATTGCTCGTAACTTTAGTTTTCTATCGACTGCGGTATTAGGATCTTTCAAATATTGAGCAATAGGTTTTCTCCAATCAAAATCCTCCCATTCATCTATGCACAACACTTCTCTCTCATTTGCCAGTACTAAAATTTGATGGATACTTGATAATTTCTTAATAGTTTCTGGACCAATTCGATACTTTGAAGCAATTTGGGCTAACTCATTAGCAATCTCATTATGAATTCGAGGGATATGCACcaaagaaaattttcgaaaagacGTCAATAACTCCCAAGcagttactaaatatttttgtaacgtCTCATTATTACATTTAAACTCCTTCGACAACTGCTTTAAAACTAACTGTGAATCTCCTAGAATTTGAACTTTTAAAGCTCCTTTATCGATTAAAATTTCTAAACCCAAAATTAAAGCCTCATATTCGGCTACATTATGGGAACAAGGATATTTTAATTCGAACAAGAATTCTGATGGAATACCCTCTGGTGAGATAATAAGAATTCCAACTCCCGCACCATCTTTGTGCTTAGATCCATCGAAATACAATTTCCAATAATTGACTTCTACATCGACTATATTTGCCCACTGGTCATTCAGATCTTTCGAATTGTCTACAAGAAAATCTGCAATAACTTGTCCTTTAACAGCCTTTGCTGGGACATACTGTAAATCGAATTCCGTTAATGCTAACATCCATTTTTCCAAACGTCCCCTTAACATAGAGAAACTTAGCATGTACTTAACAAGATCGGTCTGTGCTATAACTTTCACCGATTTAGCCACCATATAACACTTTAACTTCATACAAGCATGATATaatgacaaacataatttttCAATCGGCGAATACCTTGTTTCAATATCAGTTAAGactcgactaaggtaataaacTGCCCGCTCATACCCGTTTTCATCATCCTAGGCTAACATACATCCTATAGTATGTTCAGATGCTGCAATATACAATTTCAAAGGTTCATTCGGAAGAACATTCACCATAATCGGGGCTTTAGCCAAATATGTTTTGATCGAATCAAACGCTAATTGATGCTCTATGGTCCATTCAAATTTTGAACCATTTTTTAATTTCACTAAAGGTGCGAACACCCTAGTTCGATCCGACAGATTCGAGATGAATCTTTGAAGATAATTTATTTTCCCCAAAAACGATTGTACTTTCTTCTTCGATTTGGGAGCAGACAAAGCTAATATTGCATCTGCTTTATTTTTATCAATGGCTATCCCCTTTTTATGAACAACAAAGCCTAAGAAATTCCCAGCCGATACCCCAAAAGCACATTTCAGAGGATTCATTTTTAATCCTTTCTTTCTCATGGTCACAAATGCCTTTCTTAAATGGTCTATATGTTGACTTACAAAAATCTATTTTACCATTTCATCATCGATATATACCTCCATAAATTTTCCAATAAACTCATGGAAAATGGCATTCATTGCTCATTAATACGTTGCTCCGGCATtcttcaaaccaaaaggcataactACCCACTCATATGTGCCTAACGCTCCAGGACAACGGAAAGCAGTTTTAGCCACATCATCTTCCGCAATGaaaatttggttatatccagaataACCGTCCATGAAGCTAAGAATTTCATTTCCTGCTACAGAATAGATTAATATATCTGCAATTGGCATGAAATATTCATCCTTTGGAGTAGCATTATTTAAATTGCGAAAATCGATACATACCCtcaattttccatttttctttatCACTGGAACAATATTTGACACCCACTCCACATAACGAGCAGTTCGAATAAATTTTTCTTTGATCAAGCgttctatttcttctttaattttcacaTTAATTTCTGGAGCAAAACGTCTTGGGGTTTGTTTCACAGGTCGAGCATTGGGTTTCAATGCTAATCGATGTTCTACTAATGAACGATCGAGACCAGACATTTCATGATAGTCCCATGCAAAACAATCTTTGAACTCATGCAACAAATCGAAAAGCTCAGTTCGAAAAGGATCAACAAGATCTTTcaaatatatgtaattcgaacatCATCATGAGTCCCCAAATTAATGTCTTCTAAAGGATCCTGAGATTCGAACCCCTTATAATGATCATCTTCGATTGAGAACTTTTCAAACCCCAAAGGCTCCAAATCATAAATACAATCGAAAGTAAAATCAATGGAATTATTAGGGATCGAAGAAACTTGATCTTTGATTAATTCATCACTACATTTATTTTCCACACAATGAGCCTCTGCTATTAAATCGGCAGTTCGATTCACATCATAAACTTCATTACAAGTAATAGAAAAATCATAACTACATTCGACTGGAGGTGTCGAATCAAACATATTACAACTAATAGATTCACTAATCTATCTGATTCAACTTTATCaaaagaatcatctttattttctaaaaCTTGGAAATTATTTAAATCATTACGCAAAGTTACCAGGTAGTTGGAAACTTCCTCAACCTGGTCCATAGTTCAGCCtttgaggtcttcaagaaagACAATCCCAACCTGTCAGCTCGCCGACCAAATCTGGATAGCGCAACTTCATCGAAAGTCCTTCTGAAGTCAAATAACACCCTTCACAATTGTAAGGATTCAGAGATCGATCAAAATTAAAAGGCTTCAATTTACGATCATATATCCTAAAATCGACATGCATTTGTTCGACGTAGAAACTCGAATCTACTTTGATAATTTCAGGTTTGCCTTCTTCAGTCCACAGAAGCACGCTCTGATGCACTGTAGATGGTACAACATTTACTCCATGGATCCAATCTCTCCCAAGTAAGGCATTATAACTAGCCTTCGATGGTACTACCACAAACATAGAGTGTCTCTCCGAAGACCCCACCTTTACTGTCAAGGTAACCAGCCTTCTCACTGGCATGAAATtcccactaaaatcagtcacagcAATGTTCGTAGGGACCAACTCGTTAACATGCTTCCCTACTTTTTCCAACATCCTTTCAGGTAAGAGGCTAATCGCTGCCCCACCATTAATCAGCACCTTGTTTATTTTAAACCCATTCACAACAGCAACAATATGAAGGGGACGAAGATGAGACATTTATCTCTCAGTAGGTCGAGGAAAGAAACCCAGCTCATCTTCTATGCGAATGAAAGAGAAAACCTCTTCATCTTTCTGATCATAATCTTCATCCGAATTACTTTTGCATTCTCTAAGGTACTCAGTGGGAATTATTGAATTCGTCCCTACCATGTCATCATCTCCTTCATCAAAGTATTCCTCATCTACATCGACATCTTTATGTTTATCGATCCTAGAGGACTGAGCAATTGCTTTCCCTTTTTCCATCTTTGCTGGTGATGGAATTTCCTTGGGATAAGTCTCTCCATTAGAAGGGAACACAATCCGGGAATGCACAGAGGGAGTTTCCCCCTTGCTTGCTTCCTTCCCTGTCTTAATTTGAAGTTTcttattttgattaaaacttcttcttccacttcttccttgtGGATATCCTTTGGCTCGCCCTCGATAGGAAGCATATTGACTTTGAGACGGTGCTCGATTCCCCCATTGAGGATTGCGTCGATACAGGTGATCACGCCTCTGGAACTCTTGACAGTTCCTAATCCACTGAACACCTATAGCCTGTGATCGGCTCAAAGGTGTAGTCACATCATGTTAAGAGATTTTTGAACCAGAGCCCTCTACGCGTCGAATTGGCTGCCTCTGACGTGCTTATTCCTCcctgtgagccaattctttcttTATCCTCTCTTTCTCAAAGATCGCTGCTGCTTCAGCATCGAAAATAGCATTGCATCGTGGACACAGAGATACGTTCCGGTCTTTGATCTTTTGCTGGACTAAGAAATCCAACAAACCGTCCCCTGCGATCTAACTTGTGACTCAAAGTCATCAAGAACCACATCAAAATCgtaggacatgcccaccatgtttACTCCAAAATGAGGCTTTTACGGAAAGTAAAGTTCTACCCTCAGGCAAAACTAATTGTTTGTCTTTAAGTAAcacatcaaaaatctaatcagaTTTCGagatatcaaaactatatttctttTCACTTTTAAGTTTTGAATTATTCGACTTTTCACTACCAGGAAGTTTTTTCAGCAAAGAGCAAACATATGGAGGACCTTTTTTAAGTTCAGCCAGATTGACTTCCGTTTCGAAATCGAATTCCTCTTCTGAGGATTCCATGGTTACATAGGCAACTTTTTCTTTTCGAGTAAACGGTTTATTCTTTGACCTTTGTTCAATCCtatgtttttctttctcctttttcataaGCTCAGTCTGCGGAACCTTTTCAGCCAGATGAGCCAAATCAAGACATTAAGCAATTTCCTGCGCATATAAAATCCCAACCCCATAGTTGCTATTTTTACTATCTCACTTTCAGGTAACGTCACATAGCATCTACTTCTAGCATTTTTGAAATGTATTAAATAATCGTCGATGGTTTCACCATCTTCACATTTCAAAGCTACTAGATCAGTAACTGCTACGTTCATTTTCCCTCGATAAATCTGAGCGTGAAAAGCAGTTTCCAACTGATTCCATGTTGTAATCGAATTTGGTCTAAGATTCGAAAACCAAGTAAATGCGTTCTTCGTCAATGACGAAggaaaaaatttcattttcaagTTTTCATCATTAGCTAGGTTCCCAATCTCGACCAAATAACGAGCAATATATTCAGTTGTCGATTCTCCAACTTCTCCATCAAATTTTGTggttattttcgaatttttcacCCCTCTTGGCACTTCAGCCATTTTCACTACTTGGGGAAAAGAAGACACAAAATGTGGTTAATTCATAAAACCAACATTCAGTCCAACCCAATTCAAAACCTCCTCTACAATTCGAGTGACTTGATAATGATCACCACGTAATCCATGTACAACATCATCAGCATTTTCATCTCGACGAACCATGCGAGGATTTTCTCGATTCGGAATATgattttcattttgaaaaatattttccatCCTCTCATTATTTCCTCGAGCATTATGCCTCTCACCTTCATCATAATCGACGATTCGAGCAATCCTCTCGACTTGTCTAGCAAGACGCTCGAATCTCGATTCATGATCTGCCATCATGGGATTCAAAATCGTAGTCATTTGCTGAGTCAATAAATTAACAAAGTCATGATGACTTTTCTCCACTTGTTGTCGATATACTGCCATTGAATTTGCAGCATTCGAAGTGGAGCCCACATGATACTCACGAGAATATTCAGAGTGTTGTTGTGGGTTTTGCATATTATTCACTCCATTTGCATTCCCAAAGCGGATAGGCGGCATAAATCCACCCACCGGTGGGGTATAACCAGTAGAAAGACCATAAGGGGGCCATCCAGCAGTTAATGGAGGTTGAAACGATGGCGCAGGGCCACGTGGACGAGTATTGCGTCCAACATTTCCAGTTTGAATAGTCGTGACGACTATGCTTTCAGTTTCAATTGCACCTTTCGAACGTGAAGACACGTCGG
This window harbors:
- the LOC112778911 gene encoding uncharacterized protein; the encoded protein is MVTSTPYYAQANGQVEAANKILIGLIKKYIGNKSRTWHETLSQVLWAYRNSPRGSTGTSPYKLVYGHDAVLPLEINLNTLRVSKQNELPVDDYWNAMFDELNELD